A single region of the Clostridia bacterium genome encodes:
- the proB gene encoding glutamate 5-kinase has protein sequence MEKGKRIVVKIGTSSLTANGGSINLRRIDELAKVLSGVRNTGNSVVLVSSGAVGVGSAMLWNGVRPTELDGLQAAAAVGQIRLMHIYDKLFAEFGVPVAQVLLTRNNVENEVQRRNCLNAFERLLSMGVIPIVNANDVVNTDEIKELAGFRDNDNLSAVVAELISADMLIFLTDADGLFDSNPHSNPDAKLIPRVTEITPEMYESCEGKSALGTGGMTSKLRAAERMLAQGRETVIMNSEDPALIYELLEGKQVGTVFAAG, from the coding sequence ATGGAAAAAGGGAAGAGAATAGTCGTCAAGATAGGCACCTCCTCGCTGACTGCCAACGGCGGAAGCATCAACCTGCGCAGGATCGACGAGCTCGCGAAGGTGCTCAGCGGCGTGCGCAATACCGGCAACAGCGTAGTGCTCGTCAGCAGCGGCGCGGTCGGAGTCGGCAGCGCGATGCTCTGGAACGGAGTTCGCCCGACGGAGCTTGACGGCCTCCAGGCAGCCGCCGCGGTGGGGCAGATCCGCCTTATGCACATATACGACAAGCTCTTCGCCGAGTTCGGCGTGCCGGTCGCGCAGGTGCTTCTGACGCGCAACAACGTTGAAAATGAGGTCCAGCGCCGCAACTGCCTCAACGCCTTCGAGCGCCTGCTTTCAATGGGCGTCATCCCGATAGTCAACGCCAACGATGTCGTGAACACCGACGAGATAAAAGAGCTCGCCGGATTCCGCGATAACGATAACCTTTCCGCCGTCGTCGCGGAGCTGATAAGCGCGGATATGCTCATCTTCCTGACCGACGCGGACGGGCTTTTCGATTCAAATCCGCACTCGAATCCGGACGCGAAGCTCATCCCGCGCGTGACCGAAATCACGCCGGAAATGTACGAGAGCTGCGAGGGCAAATCCGCCCTCGGCACGGGAGGCATGACCTCCAAGCTCCGCGCCGCCGAGCGTATGCTCGCGCAGGGCAGGGAAACGGTGATAATGAACAGCGAGGACCCCGCGCTGATTTACGAACTGCTTGAAGGGAAACAGGTCGGCACGGTCTTTGCCGCCGGGTGA
- a CDS encoding rod shape-determining protein: MGLFNNFIGIDMGTSNTKIYYKDRGIVLREPSVVAIDNYDEVIRAAGNEAKEMLGRTPKDITAVRPIQDGVIADLTSTEGMLRRFVKEVCGNSFFSKPRAVIAVPFNVTEVERHAVKQAAAGAGVRDPRTVDEPMAAAIGAGLPIAEATGSMIVDIGGGLTEVAVISYQGIVSSCSVKVAGDDFDDAIVDYVRRKYNIAIGGRTAEEVKIHIGSAYPYENEGRELIKGRNIIDGLPRELEITASEVREALSDSVAAILEAVRSTLEKTPPELSADLIERGIMLCGGSALLRGIDTVIAQETGMPVYIAPEPTDCVAIGAGMMLEHIDEFDNDDSYGYRMA, encoded by the coding sequence ATGGGACTTTTCAATAACTTCATCGGCATCGACATGGGCACCTCCAACACGAAGATATATTACAAGGACCGCGGCATAGTGCTGCGCGAACCCAGCGTCGTCGCCATCGACAACTACGACGAGGTCATACGCGCCGCCGGCAACGAGGCCAAGGAAATGCTCGGCCGCACGCCGAAGGACATAACCGCCGTACGTCCGATCCAGGACGGCGTCATCGCCGACCTGACCAGCACGGAGGGGATGCTCCGCCGCTTCGTCAAGGAGGTCTGCGGCAACAGCTTCTTCTCGAAGCCGCGCGCGGTCATCGCCGTGCCCTTCAACGTCACGGAGGTCGAGCGCCACGCCGTCAAGCAGGCGGCCGCGGGCGCGGGAGTGCGCGATCCGCGCACCGTCGACGAGCCCATGGCGGCGGCCATCGGCGCCGGACTCCCGATCGCCGAGGCGACCGGTTCGATGATAGTCGACATCGGCGGCGGACTGACCGAGGTCGCGGTCATCTCCTACCAGGGCATAGTTTCCAGCTGCTCGGTCAAGGTCGCGGGCGACGACTTCGACGACGCCATCGTCGACTACGTCAGACGCAAATACAATATCGCCATCGGCGGACGCACCGCCGAGGAGGTCAAGATACATATCGGCTCCGCGTACCCTTATGAGAACGAAGGGCGCGAGCTGATCAAGGGCAGGAACATCATCGACGGACTTCCCAGAGAACTCGAGATAACCGCCTCCGAGGTGCGCGAGGCGCTCAGCGACTCCGTCGCCGCGATACTCGAAGCCGTGCGTTCGACGCTGGAGAAAACACCGCCGGAGCTTTCCGCCGACCTCATCGAGCGCGGCATCATGCTCTGCGGCGGCTCCGCGCTGCTGCGCGGCATCGACACCGTCATCGCGCAGGAGACCGGCATGCCCGTCTATATAGCTCCGGAGCCCACCGACTGCGTCGCCATCGGCGCCGGAATGATGCTCGAGCACATCGACGAATTCGACAACGACGATTCCTACGGCTACAGAATGGCGTAA
- a CDS encoding glutamate-5-semialdehyde dehydrogenase — MDIRAIGAAAKAASRIIGTSSNETRNAALRAIAAALEERKAEIFAANEADLAAARENGMSAAMLDRLALNESRVKLMAQGALELLGVPDPLDRVFDERVRPNGLKITKKAVPLGVIAIIYEARPNVTVDAAVLCLKSGNAVILKGGKEAINSNLKLGEIMRAALESAGLPADCVTVLPDTSREAATALMTLNEFVDVLIPRGGAGLISAVVKNATVPTIETGTGNCHAFVDASADLDMAADIIFNAKTSRPSVCNALETALVHADVAEKFLPLMKSKLDEKNVELRGCERARAILGGCVKPAVESDWANEFLDYILAVKVVGGIDEALAHIARYSTGHSEAIITENAENAARFLREVDAAAVYVNASTRFTDGGEFGYGAEIGISTQKLHARGPMGVDCLTTYKYLIEGDGQVR; from the coding sequence ATGGATATCAGAGCCATCGGCGCCGCGGCGAAAGCGGCGTCGCGCATAATAGGAACGTCGTCGAACGAAACGCGCAACGCCGCGCTTCGCGCGATAGCCGCCGCGCTTGAAGAGCGCAAAGCCGAGATCTTCGCCGCGAACGAAGCGGACCTCGCCGCCGCGCGCGAAAACGGCATGAGCGCCGCGATGCTCGACCGCCTCGCGCTGAACGAGAGCCGCGTGAAGCTCATGGCGCAGGGTGCGCTCGAACTGCTCGGCGTTCCCGACCCGCTCGACCGCGTATTCGACGAGCGCGTCCGCCCCAACGGGCTGAAGATAACGAAAAAAGCGGTGCCGCTCGGCGTCATCGCGATCATATACGAGGCGCGTCCGAACGTCACCGTCGACGCCGCCGTGCTGTGTCTGAAAAGCGGCAACGCCGTCATCCTCAAGGGAGGCAAAGAGGCGATAAATTCCAATCTCAAGCTCGGCGAGATAATGCGCGCCGCGCTCGAGAGCGCGGGGCTTCCCGCCGACTGCGTCACCGTCCTGCCGGATACCTCGCGCGAAGCGGCTACGGCGCTGATGACGCTTAACGAGTTCGTCGACGTGCTTATCCCGCGCGGAGGCGCCGGACTCATCTCGGCGGTGGTGAAGAACGCCACCGTCCCGACGATAGAAACCGGAACGGGCAACTGCCACGCCTTCGTGGACGCCTCCGCCGATCTCGATATGGCGGCTGATATAATCTTCAACGCCAAGACTTCGCGCCCCTCCGTCTGCAACGCGCTCGAAACCGCGCTCGTCCACGCGGACGTCGCGGAGAAGTTTCTGCCGCTGATGAAGTCGAAGCTTGACGAGAAGAACGTCGAGCTGCGCGGCTGCGAACGCGCCCGCGCCATCCTCGGCGGCTGCGTGAAGCCCGCGGTCGAAAGCGACTGGGCGAACGAATTCCTCGACTATATCCTCGCCGTGAAGGTCGTCGGCGGTATCGACGAAGCGCTCGCGCATATCGCGCGCTACTCGACCGGACACAGCGAGGCGATAATCACGGAGAACGCGGAAAACGCCGCGCGCTTCCTGCGCGAAGTCGACGCCGCGGCGGTCTACGTCAACGCCTCCACCCGCTTCACCGACGGCGGCGAGTTCGGCTACGGCGCGGAGATCGGCATCTCCACGCAGAAGCTCCACGCCCGCGGCCCGATGGGCGTCGACTGCCTGACCACATACAAGTACCTAATCGAAGGCGACGGTCAGGTGAGATAA
- the mreC gene encoding rod shape-determining protein MreC, which yields MRDFFTGKKIKIIAAVCLVLIGSMIYSLSRGGEASYLESFFGALTTPFQKANAAIVNGLSDFFVKLGDYDRLKEENDMLRQEIRRLQTLESQNEMLMQENAFLKDSLGLTERLTELSLTKAKVIGRDPSGWFDVISVDRGSIDGVEVRDPVISSGSIIGYVSEVYLTYSKITTILDVSFECGALETRTGEVAVVEGDAKLREDGKCKMSYLPRETEVAAGDMIVTSGLGGAFPKNIIVGTVEEVRAETHGASSYAVIVPYTDISQLRNVYIITDFTGQEQE from the coding sequence ATGCGGGATTTCTTCACCGGAAAGAAAATTAAAATAATCGCCGCGGTCTGCCTCGTGCTCATCGGCTCGATGATCTATTCGCTCAGCCGCGGCGGCGAAGCGAGCTATCTCGAGAGCTTTTTCGGCGCGCTCACCACACCGTTCCAGAAGGCCAACGCCGCCATCGTCAACGGGCTGTCGGATTTCTTCGTCAAGCTCGGCGACTACGACCGGCTGAAAGAGGAGAACGACATGCTCCGGCAGGAGATACGACGGCTGCAGACGCTGGAAAGCCAGAATGAGATGCTGATGCAGGAAAACGCCTTCCTTAAAGACAGTCTCGGACTGACCGAGCGCCTTACCGAGCTTTCGCTTACCAAGGCGAAGGTCATAGGCCGCGATCCTTCCGGCTGGTTCGACGTCATATCCGTCGACCGTGGGAGCATCGACGGAGTCGAGGTGCGCGATCCGGTCATTTCAAGCGGCAGCATCATCGGCTACGTCAGCGAGGTCTATCTGACCTACAGCAAGATCACGACCATACTCGACGTTTCGTTCGAGTGCGGCGCGCTCGAGACACGCACCGGCGAAGTCGCCGTGGTCGAGGGCGACGCGAAGCTCCGTGAGGACGGCAAGTGCAAAATGAGCTACCTGCCGCGCGAGACCGAGGTCGCCGCGGGCGATATGATCGTCACGAGCGGACTCGGCGGCGCCTTCCCGAAAAACATAATCGTCGGCACCGTGGAAGAGGTCCGCGCCGAGACTCACGGCGCTTCAAGCTACGCGGTGATAGTTCCCTACACCGACATCAGCCAGCTGCGCAACGTCTATATAATCACAGATTTCACCGGACAGGAGCAGGAATAA
- a CDS encoding SDR family NAD(P)-dependent oxidoreductase produces MARYLVTGANGGMGRAICRALTDAGNEAVGFDLTEPREETPWRVIRADVTDSASLEAAFAALGEEKLDGVIHAAGIYDLNSLVEMDEAAFVRAFNVNLFGVYRVNKLAVPLLNNGARILMITSELAPLDPLPFTGIYAITKAALEKYAYSLRMELQLLGCRVVTLRPGAVKTDMLPASVGALGRFCAETRLYPVNAKRFKRIVERVEARSITPEKLAEKTLRVLKKKRPRFAYNLNRNPLLLMLGALPRRMQFWIIRKVLS; encoded by the coding sequence ATGGCGAGATATTTAGTCACGGGCGCGAACGGCGGAATGGGCAGAGCGATCTGCCGCGCACTGACCGACGCGGGGAACGAAGCCGTCGGATTCGACCTGACGGAGCCGCGTGAGGAAACGCCGTGGCGCGTCATACGCGCCGACGTCACCGACTCCGCTTCGCTCGAGGCCGCCTTCGCGGCGCTCGGCGAAGAAAAGCTCGACGGCGTGATACACGCCGCGGGGATATACGACTTGAACTCCCTCGTCGAGATGGACGAGGCCGCCTTCGTCCGCGCCTTCAACGTCAACCTTTTCGGCGTCTACCGCGTCAACAAGCTCGCCGTGCCGCTGCTGAATAACGGCGCGCGGATACTAATGATCACGAGCGAGCTCGCGCCGCTCGATCCTCTTCCCTTCACCGGCATCTACGCGATAACGAAGGCGGCGCTGGAGAAATACGCCTACTCGCTGCGGATGGAGCTCCAGCTGCTCGGCTGCAGGGTCGTGACGCTGCGCCCCGGCGCGGTGAAGACGGATATGCTCCCCGCCTCCGTCGGCGCGCTCGGGCGCTTTTGCGCGGAAACGCGGCTTTATCCCGTCAACGCGAAGCGTTTCAAAAGGATAGTCGAGCGCGTCGAGGCGCGAAGCATAACGCCGGAAAAGCTCGCGGAAAAGACGCTGCGCGTGCTGAAAAAGAAGCGTCCGCGCTTCGCCTACAACCTCAACCGCAATCCCCTGCTGCTTATGCTGGGCGCCCTGCCGCGCAGGATGCAGTTTTGGATCATACGCAAGGTGCTGTCGTAG
- a CDS encoding cell division protein ZapA — protein MSEKNLINVKIGGVPYTIKTDEPAVNVERAAADVDRRIAAHQRDAQWLSTEKALALTSIELADRYLRLKDEVDNVNARYRETSKQLFYLQKETDELKQKLFEAQHGAASEPLDDEPEEKDNGENGYGYGGEVSSFV, from the coding sequence ATGAGCGAAAAAAATCTTATCAACGTAAAGATCGGCGGAGTTCCTTACACCATCAAGACCGACGAGCCCGCGGTGAACGTTGAACGCGCGGCCGCCGACGTCGACCGCCGCATCGCCGCGCACCAGCGCGACGCGCAGTGGCTCAGCACCGAGAAGGCGCTTGCGCTGACTTCAATCGAGCTCGCGGATCGCTACCTCCGTCTCAAAGACGAGGTCGACAACGTCAACGCGCGCTACCGCGAGACTTCCAAGCAGCTCTTCTATCTCCAGAAGGAGACGGACGAACTCAAGCAGAAGCTCTTTGAGGCGCAGCACGGCGCGGCGTCCGAACCGCTCGACGACGAACCCGAGGAGAAGGACAACGGCGAGAACGGTTACGGCTACGGCGGCGAGGTGAGCAGCTTTGTCTGA
- the mreD gene encoding rod shape-determining protein MreD, with protein sequence MNSNKPKASFAKWTVYSFLLLLMLVLQNTLSLHISYICLVLPAVVVISLNDDSDVGLVLGCVFGLLWDVTSGRLFGYNALLMLLFAFAAQIVAANLIRVKWLTNLVTVAAFAAIYQLITYFFFFLIWGNGGAWYTVFLAILHGGLSAAVTGTIFFIIFRPISRKINSPVG encoded by the coding sequence GTGAACAGCAACAAACCGAAGGCCTCCTTCGCAAAGTGGACGGTGTATTCGTTTCTGCTGCTTCTCATGCTCGTGCTGCAGAACACGCTGTCGCTTCACATTTCGTACATATGCCTCGTGCTGCCCGCCGTTGTCGTCATCTCACTGAACGACGATTCGGACGTAGGGCTCGTGCTCGGGTGCGTGTTCGGTCTGCTCTGGGACGTCACTTCGGGGCGCCTTTTCGGCTATAACGCGCTGCTGATGCTGCTTTTCGCCTTCGCGGCGCAGATCGTCGCGGCGAACCTCATCCGCGTCAAATGGCTGACGAATCTCGTGACAGTTGCGGCGTTCGCTGCGATATATCAGCTGATAACCTACTTTTTCTTCTTTTTGATATGGGGCAACGGCGGAGCTTGGTACACCGTCTTCCTCGCCATCCTGCACGGAGGTTTGAGCGCGGCGGTAACGGGAACGATCTTTTTCATCATTTTCCGCCCGATAAGCAGGAAGATCAATTCGCCCGTCGGATAA
- a CDS encoding helix-turn-helix domain-containing protein, protein MNENTIGKRIQALRKERGLTQKQLADAVGVTPQAVSKWETDESCPDITALPLLAGALGVSVDALLGGEGAAEVKTGIVRDAGETAREGGKTEKAFVWDWSAGRIPAIFLGVFILLAGVLLILMKTNAEWFGEIGFWDVVWPSAIIFVGLSGCCSRDISGFSLGITAAGVIFLLRNIGVIKGEGIWTIILAIVLVFVGLSIILHQFFRRHRKRSRVKFSPGVKMNGKSGKFKSEYSDADGFINYNASFGDDRIVCRAEKIVGGKVNVSFGEFTLDLRGVSEFGENASLDLNVSFGDAEVLLPKNVRAELATAGSFSGKGVTGMPDPDAPYVLRVNAAVSFGGLSIKYDD, encoded by the coding sequence ATGAACGAAAACACCATCGGCAAAAGGATCCAGGCGCTCCGCAAGGAACGCGGACTCACCCAGAAGCAGCTCGCCGACGCGGTCGGCGTGACGCCGCAGGCGGTCAGCAAATGGGAGACCGACGAATCCTGCCCCGACATCACCGCGCTTCCGCTGCTCGCGGGCGCGCTCGGAGTCAGCGTCGACGCGCTGCTCGGAGGCGAAGGCGCCGCAGAGGTAAAGACCGGGATAGTCCGCGACGCGGGCGAGACCGCGCGCGAAGGCGGCAAGACGGAAAAGGCGTTCGTCTGGGACTGGAGCGCGGGCAGGATACCGGCGATATTCTTAGGGGTATTCATACTCCTCGCCGGCGTGCTGCTGATACTTATGAAGACAAACGCCGAATGGTTCGGCGAGATCGGATTCTGGGACGTCGTATGGCCCTCGGCGATAATCTTCGTCGGACTTTCCGGCTGCTGCTCGCGCGACATATCCGGTTTCTCACTCGGCATAACCGCCGCGGGCGTTATATTCCTGCTCAGAAACATCGGCGTCATCAAGGGCGAAGGCATCTGGACGATCATTCTCGCGATCGTGCTGGTCTTCGTCGGTCTCTCGATCATACTTCACCAGTTCTTCCGCAGGCACCGCAAGCGTTCGCGCGTCAAGTTTTCGCCCGGCGTTAAAATGAACGGCAAAAGCGGGAAATTCAAGTCCGAGTACTCCGACGCGGACGGCTTCATCAACTACAACGCCAGCTTCGGCGACGACAGGATCGTCTGCAGGGCGGAAAAGATCGTCGGCGGCAAGGTTAATGTCTCCTTCGGAGAATTCACGCTCGACCTGCGCGGCGTCAGCGAGTTCGGGGAGAACGCCTCGCTCGACCTCAACGTCTCCTTCGGCGACGCCGAGGTACTGCTGCCGAAGAACGTCCGCGCCGAGCTGGCGACCGCCGGCTCCTTCTCCGGCAAGGGCGTTACCGGTATGCCCGATCCCGACGCGCCTTACGTCCTGCGCGTCAACGCCGCCGTCAGCTTCGGCGGTCTCTCGATCAAATACGACGACTGA
- the dut gene encoding dUTP diphosphatase, whose product MTGRAGVKAPERATSGSAGFDLCAAIEAPLTLQPGKLASVPTGIAVKLPEGSVGLLFGRSGLGVKHGVTLSNSVGVIDSDYTGEIFVGLCNVSDEPYTIMPLDRVAQLVVTSPLPVTLVETEKLEETERGAGGFGSTGR is encoded by the coding sequence CTGACCGGACGCGCGGGCGTGAAAGCGCCCGAACGCGCGACCTCCGGCAGCGCCGGCTTCGACCTGTGCGCCGCGATAGAAGCGCCGCTGACGCTTCAACCCGGCAAGCTCGCCTCCGTGCCGACGGGTATAGCCGTAAAGCTCCCCGAAGGCAGCGTCGGTCTGCTCTTCGGCAGAAGCGGACTCGGCGTCAAGCACGGCGTGACGCTCTCCAACTCCGTCGGCGTCATCGACAGCGACTACACCGGCGAGATCTTCGTCGGGCTCTGCAACGTCTCCGACGAACCCTACACGATAATGCCGCTCGACCGCGTCGCGCAGCTCGTCGTTACGTCTCCCCTTCCGGTAACTCTCGTTGAAACGGAAAAGCTCGAGGAGACCGAACGCGGTGCGGGCGGATTCGGCTCGACCGGCAGATAA
- a CDS encoding NAD-dependent epimerase/dehydratase family protein: MARYLVTGANGGMGRAICRALTDAGNEAVGFDLTEPREETPWRVIRADVTDSASLEAAEAKQKKNGNGKK, translated from the coding sequence ATGGCGAGATATTTAGTCACGGGCGCGAACGGCGGAATGGGCAGAGCGATCTGCCGCGCGCTGACCGACGCGGGGAACGAAGCCGTCGGATTCGACCTGACGGAGCCGCGTGAGGAAACGCCGTGGCGCGTCATCCGCGCCGACGTCACCGACTCCGCTTCGCTCGAGGCCGCCGAAGCGAAGCAGAAGAAAAACGGAAACGGGAAGAAATGA